A genomic window from Candidatus Methylacidiphilum fumarolicum includes:
- the moaA gene encoding GTP 3',8-cyclase MoaA: MLRENVESNFFQGLQGSAKVHYLRISVTDRCNERCVYCFPQDLGFLSKKENLLSFEEIYWTIFHGALRHGFKDFRITGGEPLVRKGTVSFIEQLTKISGVRSVRLSTNGTLLGLYARKLKEANIAGVNVSLDCLNPALYKKITGGDIAPVLEGIDECQKVGIESVKINTVLLRGINEEEFLPLIEWASEKKLVIRFIELMPISYTGKISKENFLSVAELKKRLEKQDDLEPLDYKLGQGPAKYFRMKKRNAIVGFIGAISDFHFCDNCNKMRLTSDGFIRPCLGNHLEIDIKPFLRPSVDPFKVYQAFELALQRKPPEHSFRENYNPGRVMTSIGG; this comes from the coding sequence ATGCTTAGGGAAAATGTGGAATCAAATTTTTTTCAAGGTCTTCAGGGATCAGCAAAAGTTCATTACTTGCGAATTTCTGTCACGGATCGATGTAATGAGCGGTGTGTTTACTGTTTTCCACAAGATCTAGGGTTTCTATCCAAAAAAGAGAATCTTCTTTCCTTTGAGGAAATTTATTGGACGATTTTTCATGGTGCGTTAAGGCATGGGTTTAAGGATTTCAGGATTACTGGGGGAGAGCCACTAGTTAGAAAAGGAACGGTGTCTTTTATTGAGCAATTGACAAAAATCTCTGGAGTCCGTTCTGTTCGGCTTTCTACGAATGGAACTTTGCTTGGACTCTATGCCCGAAAGCTAAAAGAAGCAAATATAGCTGGAGTGAACGTTAGCCTGGACTGTCTTAATCCTGCTCTTTACAAAAAGATCACTGGGGGAGACATTGCGCCTGTATTGGAAGGCATAGATGAATGCCAAAAAGTGGGTATTGAATCAGTCAAGATCAATACGGTCCTACTTCGAGGGATCAACGAAGAAGAGTTTTTGCCTTTAATCGAATGGGCTTCGGAAAAAAAACTGGTTATTCGGTTTATTGAATTAATGCCTATAAGTTATACGGGTAAGATTTCTAAAGAAAATTTTCTCTCCGTTGCGGAATTAAAAAAACGGTTAGAGAAACAGGACGACTTAGAGCCATTAGATTATAAACTAGGACAAGGGCCGGCTAAATACTTCCGGATGAAAAAACGTAACGCCATTGTGGGTTTTATTGGTGCGATCTCTGATTTCCATTTTTGTGATAACTGTAATAAGATGCGTCTGACGAGCGATGGCTTTATAAGGCCTTGTTTGGGAAATCATCTTGAGATAGACATAAAGCCTTTTTTAAGACCCTCAGTTGATCCTTTCAAAGTATATCAAGCTTTTGAATTGGCTTTGCAGAGGAAGCCTCCCGAACATTCTTTTAGAGAAAACTATAATCCTGGAAGAGTGATGACTTCTATTGGAGGTTGA
- a CDS encoding Minf_1886 family protein, producing MRKRDFTSIVEEIVEKDSRYLKESYYFVREGLEHTLKTIGKQKHQKIEQLSGKQILEGLKDYALKEFGPMSKLVLNEWGVKSCKDFGQMIKNMDLYGLLGKTEMADMKDFQKGYSFTTAFVKPFLPSRSTVAKKGKGRKDSQSSSKRKKKVDDSGKTHNHSKE from the coding sequence ATGCGCAAACGTGATTTTACATCCATAGTTGAGGAAATTGTTGAAAAAGACTCCAGGTACTTAAAAGAAAGCTATTATTTTGTCCGAGAAGGGCTGGAGCATACATTGAAGACAATTGGAAAGCAGAAACACCAAAAGATTGAGCAGCTAAGTGGTAAGCAGATCCTTGAGGGCTTGAAAGATTATGCTTTAAAGGAATTTGGTCCAATGAGCAAATTGGTTCTCAATGAGTGGGGAGTGAAAAGTTGCAAGGATTTTGGGCAGATGATCAAAAACATGGATCTGTATGGATTGTTGGGGAAAACGGAAATGGCAGACATGAAAGATTTTCAAAAGGGCTACAGCTTTACTACCGCTTTTGTAAAACCGTTTCTCCCGAGCAGATCGACTGTAGCCAAAAAAGGAAAAGGAAGAAAGGATAGCCAGTCTTCTTCTAAACGTAAAAAGAAAGTAGACGACTCTGGTAAAACTCATAATCATTCGAAAGAATAG
- a CDS encoding MoaD/ThiS family protein — protein sequence MEKETRVAKEHIGTEAIRILAFAQAKELLGFAEKMLLVDRSKTPREIVLEIEPSFFEKIHGARVAIDQRYASWDQPIEEAEEMAIIPPVSGG from the coding sequence ATGGAAAAAGAAACTAGAGTAGCAAAAGAACATATTGGAACAGAAGCCATAAGAATATTGGCTTTTGCTCAGGCAAAAGAGCTACTTGGATTTGCAGAAAAAATGCTTCTTGTGGATAGGTCGAAAACCCCCAGGGAAATTGTTTTAGAGATCGAACCGTCTTTTTTTGAAAAAATCCATGGGGCTCGTGTAGCCATTGATCAACGTTATGCTTCATGGGATCAGCCGATAGAAGAGGCAGAGGAAATGGCTATTATTCCTCCTGTAAGCGGTGGGTAA
- the cysC gene encoding adenylyl-sulfate kinase — protein MNNHLPLGTKTFNIVFAGHVDHGKSTLIGRILWDTDSVPKEKKEAAIAYCQKNRIEFEYAFLLDSLLEERTQNITIDVTEVNFFYGQRRFRIIDAPGHLEFLKNMISGATKADAAVLVIDSSVGIGEQTKRHAMLLALLGIKQIVVALNKFDLVHYSPQAYKILHNECIQLLEKLELPCNFVIPLSAKSGENIIERSTHLSWYEGKPLLEALLGLDISTSPENSPLRFPIQDVFRFDERRLLAGRIESGKLQQGELIAFYPSGKKSKVKAIHHWPPESSPQVVSAGKSTAIQLEEEIFVERGEIIAHENTPPIVATDFFARIFWLGDHPLAIGAPYTFRLTTQQSIARVLQIQRVIDATTLEDLQPVPMEVKKNETAEVIFRTSAPIACDLFENVQTTGRFVFADQNRIAGGGIILKALPSKPVHEIKGRSRISAVQRAKFLGHRSGVFWMTGLSGSGKTTLSNRLEQILFHRGILAYVIDGDELRGGLSKDLGFDAQDRKENIRRAAETAKTLAKSGLVVIVALISPFEEDRKNARSICEKDGILFKEIFVDAPIEICKSRDPKFLYLKASKGEIPKMTGLDSPYEPPSHCDLHLLTAQESIETCLEKLLDFIVPLVRISPDKERELGLLEDPAAEI, from the coding sequence ATGAATAACCATTTACCTTTAGGGACTAAGACCTTTAACATTGTTTTTGCTGGTCATGTCGATCATGGCAAATCGACATTGATTGGTAGAATTTTGTGGGATACAGATAGCGTTCCTAAAGAAAAAAAAGAAGCAGCCATAGCTTATTGCCAAAAGAATAGAATCGAGTTCGAATATGCCTTTCTTTTGGATTCTCTATTAGAAGAAAGAACCCAAAACATAACCATCGATGTTACGGAAGTAAACTTCTTTTATGGACAACGAAGATTTAGAATTATTGATGCTCCAGGGCATTTAGAATTTTTAAAAAATATGATTAGTGGAGCAACAAAAGCTGATGCTGCTGTGCTCGTCATCGATTCTTCTGTTGGAATTGGAGAACAGACAAAACGGCACGCCATGCTCCTTGCTCTACTTGGAATAAAACAGATAGTGGTAGCACTCAATAAATTCGATTTGGTTCATTACAGCCCTCAAGCATACAAAATTCTCCACAACGAATGTATTCAACTTCTTGAGAAGTTAGAATTACCCTGTAACTTTGTCATTCCACTTTCGGCAAAATCTGGAGAAAACATAATCGAACGCTCCACGCATTTATCTTGGTATGAAGGCAAACCCCTACTCGAAGCCTTACTAGGGTTAGATATTTCGACTTCTCCAGAGAACTCTCCCCTTCGCTTTCCTATCCAGGATGTTTTCAGGTTTGATGAACGCAGGCTTTTAGCTGGTAGAATCGAATCAGGAAAGTTGCAGCAGGGAGAGTTAATTGCTTTTTATCCTTCGGGTAAAAAGAGCAAAGTCAAGGCAATACACCATTGGCCTCCCGAGAGTTCCCCTCAGGTAGTCTCAGCTGGCAAATCCACGGCTATTCAATTAGAAGAAGAAATTTTCGTAGAAAGAGGTGAAATCATCGCTCATGAAAACACCCCTCCCATAGTCGCTACTGATTTTTTTGCGAGAATATTCTGGCTGGGAGATCATCCTCTTGCCATTGGGGCACCGTACACTTTCCGACTTACCACTCAACAAAGCATAGCCAGAGTGTTACAAATCCAGCGGGTTATAGATGCTACAACCTTAGAGGACCTACAACCCGTGCCTATGGAAGTTAAGAAAAATGAGACCGCCGAGGTGATTTTTCGCACCTCAGCACCCATCGCTTGTGATTTGTTTGAAAACGTCCAGACGACAGGCCGGTTTGTATTCGCTGACCAAAATAGAATTGCTGGTGGTGGCATCATCCTCAAGGCTTTGCCAAGCAAACCTGTGCATGAAATCAAGGGAAGATCACGGATTAGTGCCGTACAAAGGGCCAAATTTTTGGGACATCGTAGTGGTGTTTTTTGGATGACCGGTCTCTCGGGTTCAGGCAAAACGACCCTTTCCAACCGACTCGAACAGATACTCTTCCACAGAGGCATTCTTGCTTATGTTATCGACGGAGACGAGCTCCGAGGGGGGCTTAGCAAGGATTTAGGTTTCGATGCACAAGATCGCAAAGAAAATATTCGTCGGGCTGCTGAGACAGCAAAAACTCTTGCTAAATCAGGCCTTGTTGTCATTGTCGCACTAATTTCTCCTTTTGAGGAAGACAGGAAAAACGCCCGATCGATCTGTGAAAAAGATGGCATCCTTTTCAAAGAGATCTTTGTCGATGCACCAATTGAAATTTGTAAATCCAGGGATCCTAAATTTCTTTATCTCAAAGCAAGCAAAGGAGAAATTCCCAAGATGACCGGGCTTGATTCTCCGTATGAACCCCCTAGTCATTGTGATCTGCATCTTTTGACCGCACAGGAATCGATTGAAACCTGCCTTGAGAAATTGCTGGATTTTATCGTGCCTCTAGTTCGTATATCTCCAGACAAAGAAAGGGAACTGGGCCTGTTGGAAGACCCAGCCGCTGAAATTTAA
- a CDS encoding DUF1844 domain-containing protein has translation MANSGYSGYTPEEITRHFLALVMMKYHEALFLLGLIKAPGHELQSPKLEEAAEVIDQLEALKIKTQGNLSLEESRTLDGLLTELRLSYLKTAKDWEKKKEEPETEKKIEKPLETDPEKRRFFKSYG, from the coding sequence ATGGCTAATAGCGGATATTCTGGATATACGCCTGAAGAAATAACGCGGCATTTTTTAGCTCTTGTGATGATGAAATACCATGAAGCTCTTTTTTTGCTTGGGCTTATAAAAGCCCCTGGCCATGAGCTCCAATCACCAAAATTAGAAGAAGCGGCCGAAGTGATCGATCAACTCGAAGCCTTAAAAATAAAGACCCAAGGCAACCTCTCTTTAGAAGAGAGCCGGACGTTAGATGGACTACTGACTGAGCTTAGGCTCTCTTATCTAAAAACAGCGAAAGATTGGGAAAAGAAAAAAGAAGAGCCTGAAACTGAAAAGAAAATAGAAAAACCACTTGAAACGGATCCCGAAAAGAGGAGGTTTTTTAAAAGCTACGGATAA
- the cysD gene encoding sulfate adenylyltransferase subunit CysD: protein MQNLDNLESQSIFIFREARYAFKNLAMLWSMGKDSNVLLWLAKKAFCGHIPFPIIHIDTTYEFPQMLEFRSWAKEYYGFELIVKINQEAIERGISYKTHDPVTVTHELKTVALKQALEEYKWDGLITGIRRDEDGVRAKERYFSPRNQSMEWEYKNQPPEFWNLFLATLPNNGHVRIQPLLDWTELDIWLYIKRENIPIPSLYFSKNGKRYRSLGCWPITHPVPSHASTIDEIIEELYHTKTSERAGRAQDHAEPNAMQKLRAKGFL, encoded by the coding sequence ATGCAGAATTTAGACAACTTAGAATCGCAAAGTATTTTTATTTTTCGAGAAGCTCGATATGCTTTTAAAAATCTAGCAATGCTCTGGTCAATGGGGAAGGACTCAAACGTGCTCCTTTGGCTTGCCAAAAAAGCCTTTTGTGGACATATCCCTTTCCCTATCATCCATATTGATACGACTTACGAATTTCCTCAAATGCTCGAGTTTCGTTCTTGGGCAAAAGAATATTACGGCTTTGAATTGATTGTTAAAATTAACCAAGAAGCCATTGAGCGAGGCATTAGCTATAAGACGCATGATCCTGTCACAGTCACCCACGAGCTGAAAACGGTGGCTCTCAAGCAGGCTTTGGAAGAATACAAGTGGGATGGTCTCATTACGGGCATACGAAGAGATGAAGATGGCGTTCGGGCTAAAGAACGATACTTTTCCCCTAGAAACCAATCTATGGAATGGGAATACAAAAACCAACCCCCAGAATTTTGGAATCTGTTTTTAGCTACTCTTCCTAATAATGGCCATGTCAGAATACAGCCCCTCCTTGATTGGACCGAACTCGATATTTGGCTTTATATTAAACGGGAAAACATCCCTATTCCCTCCCTCTATTTTTCAAAAAATGGAAAACGGTATCGTTCCTTAGGCTGTTGGCCCATCACCCATCCTGTACCAAGCCATGCCTCAACCATTGATGAAATTATAGAAGAACTTTATCATACAAAGACTTCGGAAAGAGCAGGTAGAGCCCAAGATCATGCTGAGCCTAATGCGATGCAAAAACTCCGAGCCAAAGGATTTCTTTAA
- the lpxK gene encoding tetraacyldisaccharide 4'-kinase has product MARWLDNLEQFAVDVILERRYGKRATIFRWFLSFLSWLYNPIVRLRVWLYKKRLFQSHELGCLVISVGNLTVGGTGKTPVVEKLAKDLASAGRKVAILSRGYKSIPPPLWQRIISAFKKDKEFIPRIVSDGQKIYLDPKHSGDEPYMLAKNLKGVAVITGKNRVKSGLWAIRNMQVDILILDDGFQYLPLKERLDIVLIDREAPFGNRHLLPRGMLREPKDHLKRADLIFITKCDGSDLSSLKTEVRKFNGHAPIIECVHKPKYLFQIITRKKEPLEFLKGLKVSAISGIAQPESFEKGLKKLGAEIVYSKYFADHHWFTEQEIIRFMERSKARNAKAVITTEKDAVRIPTCRPFLLPFFFLRVEIEMLNGKEAFQSTLFDFISPGRKFRISYSKKQLAENFQLSSPSLAGRCEKTSQGY; this is encoded by the coding sequence ATGGCACGTTGGTTGGATAATTTAGAACAATTTGCAGTTGACGTCATCCTGGAACGCCGTTATGGGAAAAGGGCCACCATTTTTCGGTGGTTTCTGTCTTTTCTATCCTGGCTTTACAATCCTATTGTTAGGCTTCGAGTTTGGCTCTATAAGAAAAGACTTTTTCAATCCCACGAATTGGGCTGTCTGGTAATCAGCGTGGGGAATCTGACAGTGGGAGGTACGGGGAAAACCCCTGTCGTCGAAAAACTGGCGAAGGATCTAGCCTCAGCTGGGAGAAAAGTTGCCATCTTAAGCAGAGGCTACAAAAGCATTCCTCCGCCGTTATGGCAAAGGATCATTTCAGCATTCAAAAAAGATAAAGAGTTTATTCCAAGAATAGTTTCAGATGGACAAAAAATTTATCTCGATCCTAAGCATTCAGGGGATGAGCCTTATATGCTAGCTAAAAACCTAAAAGGGGTTGCTGTGATTACAGGGAAAAATCGTGTAAAAAGCGGCTTATGGGCCATCAGAAATATGCAGGTGGATATCCTTATTCTGGATGACGGGTTCCAATATCTCCCCTTGAAGGAAAGGCTCGATATCGTTTTAATCGATAGAGAAGCCCCTTTTGGGAATCGGCATCTTCTGCCCAGAGGCATGCTGAGAGAACCAAAAGATCACTTGAAAAGAGCTGATCTTATTTTCATTACCAAATGTGACGGTTCGGACCTTTCTTCGCTCAAAACTGAAGTCCGAAAATTCAATGGACATGCGCCCATCATTGAATGCGTCCATAAACCCAAGTATCTTTTCCAGATTATAACCCGAAAAAAAGAGCCGCTTGAGTTCCTCAAAGGCTTAAAAGTCTCTGCCATTTCAGGGATAGCGCAGCCTGAAAGTTTTGAAAAAGGACTTAAAAAATTAGGAGCTGAAATCGTTTATTCAAAGTACTTTGCAGACCATCATTGGTTTACGGAACAAGAAATTATCCGTTTTATGGAAAGGAGTAAAGCGCGTAATGCCAAAGCAGTTATCACAACAGAAAAAGATGCCGTTCGGATTCCCACCTGCCGTCCCTTTCTCCTTCCTTTCTTTTTTCTAAGAGTAGAAATTGAAATGCTTAATGGCAAGGAAGCTTTTCAATCGACCCTATTCGATTTCATTTCCCCTGGACGCAAATTTCGAATATCTTATTCTAA
- a CDS encoding phosphoadenylyl-sulfate reductase, translated as MKAMKKELFDSLQDYNRLLEKKDALERISWALDFFKRKVILSSSFGAQSVVTLKLVLSVWPEIPVVVIDTGYLFPETYRYIDRLVEELKINLKVYRPALSPAWFEARYGKLWEQGKEGIEKYNQIMKVEPMIRSLEELDAHCWISGLRREQSSTRKNIPILTWHWDRAKLHPIADWTTEKINEFIYKHKLPMHPLAFEGYVSIGDIHTTSKLEEGMLPEQTRFFGIKRECGLHEAKETY; from the coding sequence ATGAAAGCAATGAAAAAAGAATTGTTCGATTCACTACAAGACTATAACCGGCTTTTGGAAAAAAAAGATGCCTTGGAGCGTATCAGTTGGGCGCTCGATTTTTTCAAAAGAAAAGTGATATTAAGCTCGAGTTTTGGAGCTCAATCGGTTGTGACACTGAAGCTTGTTCTTTCTGTCTGGCCAGAAATTCCTGTTGTAGTGATTGATACAGGCTATCTTTTCCCAGAAACTTACCGCTACATTGATAGACTAGTGGAAGAATTGAAAATCAATCTAAAAGTGTATAGGCCAGCTCTTTCTCCTGCTTGGTTTGAAGCACGCTACGGAAAACTCTGGGAGCAAGGCAAAGAGGGCATAGAAAAGTATAATCAGATTATGAAAGTTGAGCCCATGATCCGTTCTTTAGAAGAACTTGATGCCCATTGTTGGATTTCTGGTTTGCGCAGGGAACAATCTTCGACTAGAAAAAACATCCCTATTTTAACCTGGCATTGGGATCGAGCAAAGCTGCATCCCATAGCCGATTGGACAACGGAGAAAATCAACGAGTTTATCTATAAGCACAAACTGCCGATGCATCCACTGGCTTTCGAGGGGTATGTTTCCATAGGGGATATTCATACAACAAGCAAACTTGAAGAAGGGATGCTTCCAGAGCAAACCAGGTTCTTTGGCATAAAAAGAGAATGCGGCCTGCATGAAGCAAAGGAAACTTACTAA
- a CDS encoding molybdenum cofactor biosynthesis protein MoaE, protein MKIEIEMTDEPLKIAPLRLPLSGESGAVVEFWGLVRSMEGGQKIAALHYEAYIAMAKRLLYEIAQELLKKYPCQRLEVCHRIGPVAVGEPSVFLRIYSTHRSEAFQLAQEFINRLKSDVPIWKSPLLAEKEE, encoded by the coding sequence ATGAAAATTGAGATTGAAATGACCGATGAACCACTAAAGATAGCTCCTCTGCGTTTGCCTTTGAGTGGAGAAAGTGGGGCTGTCGTAGAGTTTTGGGGATTGGTCAGAAGTATGGAAGGAGGCCAAAAGATAGCCGCTCTTCATTATGAAGCTTACATAGCAATGGCTAAACGGCTTCTTTATGAAATTGCTCAAGAACTTTTGAAAAAATACCCATGCCAACGACTGGAAGTTTGTCATAGGATTGGACCTGTTGCTGTTGGAGAGCCATCAGTTTTTTTAAGGATCTATAGCACGCATCGCTCAGAGGCGTTTCAATTAGCTCAAGAATTCATCAACAGATTAAAATCGGATGTACCCATTTGGAAATCTCCTCTGTTAGCTGAAAAAGAAGAGTAA
- a CDS encoding M16 family metallopeptidase, which translates to MHSKGLLASFSLFPKIFKETLPNGLTVLVDSNYQAEVVSLQFWCATGSIHEGKYIGSGISHFLEHLLFKGTAQRDGKRIVWDMQALGGHLNAYTSYDRTVYHVDLPSSCWKEALDILSDLVFHAAIPPDSFEEEKEVIRREIAMVEDDPDSCLFQLAFETAFSYHPLKYPIIGLPGLFDLIDRQAVLDYYQSRYVPQNVFLVVSGAVNPEEVYAKATEILSKEPMKFCPLIDIADEPPQLSKRFASKEIATEIGRICMLFHVPGLHHEDAPALQLFSTFLAQTRSSLLHQKLVEKEGIAQEIDAFFLTGSTMGVFGIEAKCIPENVEKLSERILEELRSFPKRGISEEEFTLSLSQQFSHSIRELRSANARAETVGSGWLLFRDPFFKENFLRRLQALEKEKILELIPRYFREENLSQVQLIPKEQKPNVFSSTSKEPTVNHFELSNGIQLIYRSNELPLQYFRATFDGGPLWEPQEKSGISKLAAAILLKGTRKRSAEELAKGIELLGGTYGADSGNNTAGVYLESMSEAWESSFELFSEIIHEPACLERELEIEKRKQIHHIRLQMDDPVHILQSLLRKTLWQGHPYERDPLGTEASIREITVEDIRNFILSVFQTGRMVLGIGGPVAPEKWLKRIESSFVSFPARSIPSSFEFPVFPLEKPLKVEQKIPGKEQAVVGISFRTKPIADPDQIPLEVISEILSDLGSRLFIKIREEKGLAYFVFPTRFIGWKGGAFSIIAGTDPKFKEEVEKLIFNVLEDICQHGFLEEELQRAKAKLLSEEKIASQYPSSSIARATIDALLGLGWDYEEKKIKKIEQISLEEINETARRIFSLTGYVIGIVYP; encoded by the coding sequence ATGCATTCTAAAGGATTGCTAGCTTCTTTTTCTCTTTTCCCAAAGATTTTCAAAGAAACTCTGCCCAATGGGCTAACAGTCCTTGTAGATTCAAATTATCAAGCGGAGGTTGTTTCCTTACAGTTTTGGTGTGCTACAGGCAGTATTCATGAAGGAAAGTATATTGGTTCAGGGATATCTCATTTCCTGGAGCACCTGCTTTTCAAAGGAACCGCTCAAAGGGATGGGAAAAGAATTGTTTGGGATATGCAGGCGCTAGGTGGGCATCTTAACGCCTATACCTCCTACGACAGAACGGTTTATCATGTGGATCTCCCATCTTCTTGCTGGAAAGAGGCTTTGGATATCCTTTCCGATCTCGTTTTTCATGCAGCCATTCCTCCGGATAGTTTTGAGGAAGAAAAAGAGGTGATACGCCGTGAGATAGCTATGGTTGAAGATGACCCTGACAGCTGTCTTTTCCAACTGGCTTTTGAAACAGCTTTTAGTTACCATCCTCTGAAGTATCCGATCATCGGTTTGCCGGGATTATTTGATCTGATCGATAGGCAAGCTGTGCTGGATTACTATCAGAGTAGGTATGTTCCGCAGAATGTGTTCCTAGTGGTTTCTGGGGCGGTGAATCCAGAAGAGGTTTATGCTAAAGCAACAGAAATTCTTTCGAAAGAACCGATGAAGTTTTGCCCACTCATCGATATAGCCGATGAACCACCTCAGCTTTCTAAAAGGTTTGCTTCCAAAGAGATCGCAACGGAAATTGGTAGAATCTGTATGCTGTTTCATGTTCCTGGATTGCATCATGAGGATGCCCCGGCCCTACAGCTCTTTTCAACCTTCCTAGCGCAAACCCGCAGTTCGCTTTTACATCAAAAACTGGTAGAAAAGGAAGGAATTGCCCAAGAAATTGATGCCTTTTTTCTTACAGGCTCTACTATGGGAGTCTTTGGGATTGAGGCAAAATGCATCCCTGAAAATGTTGAAAAACTCAGTGAAAGGATCTTAGAAGAACTTCGTTCTTTTCCTAAAAGGGGCATTTCAGAAGAGGAATTTACCTTATCTTTAAGCCAGCAATTTTCTCATTCGATTCGGGAGCTGCGTTCTGCAAATGCCAGAGCTGAAACCGTAGGAAGCGGATGGTTACTGTTCAGAGATCCTTTCTTTAAAGAGAATTTTTTACGTAGGCTTCAAGCCCTTGAAAAAGAGAAAATTCTAGAGTTAATTCCTCGCTATTTTCGTGAGGAAAACCTGAGCCAGGTCCAGCTCATCCCTAAAGAGCAAAAACCGAATGTTTTTTCCTCTACTTCCAAGGAACCAACTGTAAACCATTTTGAGCTCTCCAATGGCATCCAGCTTATTTATCGTTCCAATGAACTGCCCCTTCAGTATTTTCGCGCCACTTTTGATGGAGGCCCCTTGTGGGAACCTCAGGAAAAATCAGGCATCTCAAAGCTTGCGGCAGCTATCCTTCTTAAAGGAACACGCAAAAGATCAGCGGAAGAACTAGCCAAAGGCATCGAGCTTCTTGGAGGAACGTATGGAGCCGATTCGGGGAACAACACTGCTGGGGTTTATCTCGAAAGCATGAGTGAGGCATGGGAAAGTTCTTTCGAGCTTTTTTCTGAAATAATCCATGAGCCGGCATGTCTGGAAAGAGAATTAGAAATTGAAAAGAGAAAACAGATTCATCATATTCGGCTTCAGATGGATGATCCTGTTCATATTCTTCAATCTCTTCTCCGAAAGACACTTTGGCAAGGTCATCCTTATGAACGTGACCCGTTAGGAACGGAAGCTTCGATTAGGGAGATAACCGTAGAAGACATCCGAAATTTTATTCTGTCTGTTTTTCAAACAGGTAGAATGGTTTTGGGTATTGGAGGGCCTGTTGCCCCAGAAAAATGGCTAAAACGAATCGAATCTTCCTTTGTTTCTTTCCCTGCTAGAAGCATTCCGTCGAGCTTTGAATTTCCTGTCTTTCCATTGGAAAAGCCCCTAAAGGTGGAACAAAAAATCCCTGGAAAAGAACAGGCGGTTGTGGGGATTTCTTTTAGAACCAAGCCTATTGCGGATCCTGATCAAATTCCTCTAGAGGTTATATCGGAAATCCTTTCAGATTTGGGATCAAGGCTCTTTATAAAGATAAGGGAAGAAAAAGGACTTGCTTATTTTGTATTCCCAACGCGTTTTATTGGATGGAAAGGAGGGGCCTTTTCTATCATCGCCGGCACCGATCCTAAGTTTAAGGAGGAAGTTGAAAAACTTATTTTTAATGTGCTTGAAGACATTTGTCAGCATGGGTTTTTAGAGGAAGAACTTCAGAGAGCCAAGGCGAAACTTTTAAGTGAAGAAAAAATCGCTTCTCAATATCCTTCCTCTTCTATTGCCCGTGCTACGATTGATGCTCTCCTTGGGCTTGGTTGGGACTACGAAGAGAAGAAGATAAAAAAAATTGAGCAAATCTCTCTAGAAGAGATTAATGAGACGGCTCGGAGGATATTTTCTCTAACCGGTTATGTAATCGGTATTGTGTATCCTTAA
- a CDS encoding type 2 periplasmic-binding domain-containing protein: MNLQLLVPEGHLLESSLLDYQKAFGNQLSPSFYTDETSAFEEIQKEKFDLVAIPDRLVYTLQKQNLLAPLPIDQKLLPRVDHKFLYHYYDQSNHYCWPYGWTLLGIGFPKATGSKVYPTHWSELHNPLYTIDYPQDSFLKGLIIQSIDKTSLGKTSNLGQKLVAQNNPTPPLHIRIDTISELLKTNEKEKKWTVYLPKEYSWITIFHWAIPRSAANMDRIKESLLFLCSPQEQAAIVSTNWLGAVSPDTYTMTPEYQRQSSLLYPPETYLNQCRFFRMDIMSIEIE, from the coding sequence ATGAACTTACAACTTCTTGTTCCAGAAGGGCATCTTCTTGAGTCCTCCCTTTTGGATTATCAAAAAGCCTTTGGAAATCAATTGTCTCCAAGTTTTTATACGGATGAGACAAGTGCTTTTGAAGAAATCCAAAAAGAAAAATTTGATCTTGTGGCAATCCCTGACCGCTTGGTCTATACCCTCCAAAAACAAAATCTACTAGCCCCTTTACCAATCGATCAAAAGCTTTTGCCTCGAGTCGATCACAAGTTTCTATACCATTATTACGACCAGTCAAATCATTATTGCTGGCCCTACGGATGGACCCTTCTTGGTATAGGCTTCCCAAAAGCAACTGGCTCTAAAGTGTATCCAACTCATTGGTCAGAATTACACAATCCTCTCTATACAATAGATTATCCTCAAGATAGCTTTCTAAAAGGGCTAATTATCCAATCCATTGACAAAACATCCTTAGGGAAAACTTCCAATCTTGGTCAGAAGCTGGTGGCTCAAAATAATCCAACCCCGCCCCTGCATATTCGTATCGACACTATCTCAGAGCTCCTTAAAACGAATGAAAAAGAAAAAAAATGGACCGTCTACCTGCCCAAGGAATATTCATGGATCACTATTTTTCACTGGGCGATTCCGCGTAGTGCAGCCAACATGGATAGGATCAAAGAAAGCCTTCTTTTTTTGTGCTCTCCCCAAGAGCAAGCAGCCATTGTTTCTACCAATTGGCTGGGGGCTGTTTCACCGGATACTTATACAATGACTCCTGAATACCAGCGGCAATCATCTCTCCTCTATCCTCCTGAGACTTATCTCAACCAGTGCCGTTTCTTTAGGATGGATATTATGTCCATAGAGATAGAATAA